One window from the genome of Daphnia pulex isolate KAP4 chromosome 9, ASM2113471v1 encodes:
- the LOC124202963 gene encoding PHD finger protein rhinoceros-like isoform X1, whose translation MSQRVKKLPSKGKCEDGTQTMSSKGKRKRLRVGAGTKSNCGGGVLSGDDHTQSHPDSASKTPWTPRYLSDLKSSNIYNRNAIEAPAELFRKDLISAMKLPDSEPLGTEDYWSLSDPWRQEWERGVQVPVSPDSLPIPRVVCLPNAHAPERTHDFKLPKNKFVRVTHDDFYSPEIHQLTSAPARSQQACAYDMDDLDLAWLNRVNAQRNAIGIANQQVNETGSAGNLCDTSLAGSSKISELSFEQTMEELERQSWANMQTLLKTEEFLGIEYDENVICDVCRGPDSEEGNEMVFCDRCNICVHQACYGILSIPPGPWLCKPCSLGLRPPCQLCPNQGGALKATRGGSTWAHVACALWIPEVSIGCVEKMEPITKISSIPPSRWSLNCVLCKEKSGACIQCSVKSCKTAYHVTCGFRHSLEMKAIVEDEHSEDGVKLRSYCQKHSMVKKNTGGVSGSHTEGEVEENTQSVRKVKKEMTVEERNLIRAQKLQLIESEFFKHASISETSRTLDLDLDVVDQIFHFWILKRKSNRDRPLLPPKTTETERLSQQQQQDMERMKLFVQLRQDLERVRNLCYMVSRREKLSRSYFRLREQTFHKQVAVLSLSDLKNASPTEMVALRDANHGPNIYDIMYSRGESSRKENFEQVIQLIGGVQANAAITKKDKNGLVSRPNHVKGENPYKRTYMNGGESRRSRSLSSISAESAASDTETNCKWKRAIPRTPSQTSITSVDSDFDVAITQFSSKKAVSKMCDRVGKYIYTDSEEEMGRRSDPSSSVVRTKAAVKAFSPVTTASRGRGKKASEPKTVIKSTTELIVPQRQAAKKATESLHSANANVSAKEKKEEKDTKGVGKENVVLPQQSKSELKGSTEMTNSTSEETCSVEKTKGDNKSSKDKDKKASFVSTEKIAASSDFPSYVPQRQAARKAAETIKIGSCKSSVSLFDIDSELSGDSSMKKKIRTDSKMLTAPVAKGKLELKTKSKIDRLFDSTDSDSVDTKEDNELTNKKKGKMGADAETTQVAGKPFRDRGPRPSESESHSARGGVASSGQSSSAGRGAQKTSGKNVSATKSSATALAEKKSGSVRNKAQSVGESAAQLKQQQQIKKVAQISALSAIPSETEWPVANRAQQQSLRSRTRSSSSSSRSRSSSSSSSSSSSSSSSSGSSNSSLSSSSSSNSSSQSATSTIDTKVKTQSTTQPQQPSPKTEPGTAVNSADIVVKPSNKFSASSSSSSSSSSSSSDSSSSDSESESNVKEVVPQTKTIKDRITPPRQKNGGFRAVPEAENPATSVPISIESDESPTARTKLPIADSDSRSRTINPKPKPTNKRSERDHIPSKQDHEELDSQQPCRTSTGFQHIDGKCRNSVEFPNSESTCAQVNEDQLCRQEAQSDKGQRNVTPPESEASRARHEEGAEMVERPILQRAPQTPDEGSAEHRRNKELSDYQFEQTRPIEGSLSVAQPPMKKAKEEINRSDLFEFDESELLDIARSVSDSDTGFLKNTAQISEGRLFDEEYDQDETAALSTLSYSFNAEAIPKADTNEDSARETMNLVEKLRMQYAIKTGPTSTTPLQTTECLEVNSEERSCGPPDQLLPSTQSEDHKSNCHSLSVITDKGQDSSFAERAVTPSNNSVPVSKWKPLTPAKEPTSTIVDREASVAPEMPVLSVSQESQDAVETQSPSSAQSRSSPSTYSHANPSSIASQDHALSPYFFNVPFSTPFHFPPYFSSFFRPEFLPPFLYPSSFNASTMGDVSMLQRPGVPSQASPFLCPPHPALPLPSSTTLAECSTPTEAPRLDSQHLSVSKPCESHVRAEKEQLLLPIISTDEPMNQSSEIVVSTLPGVRSPAKVPPEPMLPAQAFSQSTDTTECNKEDPSSITLPSSPLRTITPLSRTLDGSFLPVQPVQPEDPNIGTSSVMATTMDVSYRAVSSIVHVVSPIVSSPTTTVEAVSLSSERRQRPTRQAAINATKATAEQLNEMHPGAAPSTETMPTPEIPALTSNVSPTRPRGGGRGRGGQRGARSRGGTVSKRASVGVFEPKIVSGLSSQDLVGTVYDFDDFNDDHISDPERSCPLNSKMIRKPDVFSSPVSGKSPKCKSGLQSLSITGLTRTRKSREPSTDSAGFDSENEISRRMSSNAMFHIEKSSPIRKRSVETETPILPPQVVPPMRLTIPRASSNTLNVEANIISTTSTSVSYNRIVEDSPCLPDSKREFASVQEMKSSSTSMLSHCPVRDELPVPLASSSSPTTGIASVLNSHADSFPRATPMPGPSVKAMQDLEALNRAIESALATKPCISDSVKPEAMVSVTAAVTAVTTASAGNSVMTSIDSSRHALKFKIKGPFLDANYSGNSAGNASNLPLSMNANSVTSTPAAESSNLRRMRKKELIRQYVSQDVPTPTQPSHLNAFLHFPYSSALAYANEEYLLAGSNDLSEVIGSTNIGTLPSSSNPGQQVTGGGYNGGKSHISIPKAVASLGSFGSHDDYVSTGPINETREGKRRRRGASMNPPLSRELRNLQMSASLVDPSLAADRTIETEVGKRKERRRGRPPSNRNNTSCLEMTLANEKDNNTNLDFGSHPPPKLKIRFREKLGAGEVVTVCDSGLEVSSDNHGNDLMAPRTKEEDEAKKIRFRPPKKRLSDSGCDMTRLAGGEGLNSGGSDPPRHENNPPTLEELWRQSMKFREEVMADFSKSERRKGHPTQSAEDNGNGDKPDGAPCGIDSKPEFKNKRHKTKTRKDRSKSKDRDGNNRRRPPVASTDLVSIAGGGGLDCFEFGGGNGDSGEGSRKRKRSLGGDESGLSPSTDGHIARNGVQIISKDNRENCSAPPKLIIRFGKKPVSSVGNRDPSSNDQKLPQPDGENAESQGNDVTPPPPLEKHEGDDVPSGVTSVRLMPIKLKLARCSQGSYVTKAKSDCTPPPSPTATPKESCEVR comes from the exons ATGTCTCAAAGAGTGAAGAAATTGCCATCTAAAGGCAAGTGTGAAGATGGGACTCAGACCATGA GTTCAAAAGGAAAACGGAAACGCCTGCGTGTAGGTGCTGGGACCAAAAGTAATTGTGGAGGAGGAGTCTTATCAGGTGATGACCATACTCAGTCTCACCCAGATTCAGCCTCCAAAACCCCATGGACTCCCCGCTACCTTTCTGACCTCAAGAGCTCTAATATTTATAATCGAAATGCAATTGAAGCACCTGCAGAG TTGTTTCGAAAAGATCTTATTTCAGCAATGAAATTACCAGACTCTGAGCCCCTAGGCACAGAAGATTATTGGTCATTATCTGATCCGTGGCGTCAAGAATGGGAACGAGGCGTTCAAGTTCCAGTGTCTCCTGATTCGTTACCGATCCCTCGAGTCGTTTGTCTCCCTAATGCGCATGCGCCAGAAAGGACACATGATTTCAAACT cccgaaaaacaaatttgtaagGGTAACGCATGATGATTTCTATTCGCCTGAAATCCACCAATTGACTTCAGCTCCAGCGCGATCACAACAAGCATGCGCTTATGATATGGACGATTTGGATCTAGCGTGGTTAAACCGTGTAAATGCTCAGCGTAACGCGATTGGTATTGCTAATCAACAAGTAAACGAAACTGGTTCCGCTGGTAATTTATGTGATACATCTTTAGCAGGTTCATCCAAGATCTCTGAATTATCATTCGAACAAACCATGGAAGAGCTTGAGCGCCAATCATGGGCCAATATGCAAACTTTGCTCAAGACAGAAGAGTTTCTCGGCATCGAATATGACGAGAACGTTATCTGTGATGTCTGCAGAGGG CCGGATTCGGAAGAAGGCAATGAAATGGTCTTCTGCGATCGTTGCAATATTTGCGTTCATCAAGCTTGCTACGGCATTTTAAGTATTCCCCCTGGTCCTTGGTTGTGCAAACCTTGTTCACTTGGTTTACGCCCGCCATGTCAGCTTTGTCCCAATCAAGGTGGGGCACTGAAAGCTACACGAGGTGGATCGACGTGGGCTCATGTGGCATGTGCTCTATGGATACCTGAAGTATCTATAGGCTGTGTTGAAAAGATGGAGCCCATCACTAAAATATCAAGCATACCG CCAAGTCGGTGGAGTCTAAATTGTGTATTATGCAAAGAAAAGAGTGGGGCCTGCATACAGTGTTCAGTCAAGTCTTGTAAAACTGCCTACCACGTTACTTGCGGTTTTAGACACAGTTTAGAGATGAAAGCTATTGTCGAGGATGAACATTCAGAAGACGGGGTGAAGCTAAGA TCGTACTGCCAAAAACACTCGATGGTCAAGAAAAATACTGGAGGGGTCAGTGGATCTCATACGGAAGGCGAAGTGGAAGAAAACACACAATCTGTTAGgaaagtaaagaaagaaatgaccGTAGAAGAAAGGAACTTGATCCGTGCCCAAAA GTTGCAACTAATTGAATCGGAATTCTTCAAGCACGCTAGCATTAGCGAAACATCCCGAACGTTAGATCTTGACCTCGATGTTGttgatcaaatttttcatttttggattCTCAAAAGAAAG TCTAATCGAGACAGACCATTGCTTCCACCCAAAACTACCGAGACGGAGAgactgagtcaacaacaacagcaagatATGGAACGTATGAAATTATTTGTACAACTGAGGCAAGATCTGGAGAGG GTCCGGAATTTGTGTTACATGGTCAGCCGTAGAGAGAAGTTATCGCGTTCTTATTTTCGATTGCGCGAACAAACTTTTCACAAGCAAGTAGCCGTCTTGTCTTTGTCTGATCTCAAAAATGCATCTCCAACAGAGATGGTTGCATTACGTGACGCAAATCACGGGCCAAACATCTACGATATCATGTACTCACGTGGGGAAAGTAGCCGAAAAGAGAACTTCGAACAAGTCATTCAACTCATTGGAGGTGTACAGGCTAATGCAGCGATTACAAAAAAG gaTAAAAATGGACTTGTAAGTCGACCTAATCATGTAAAAGGTGAAAATCCGTATAAACGTACCTACATGAACGGAGGCGAAAGTCGCAGGTCTCGGTCACTTTCCTCTATTAGTGCCGAATCGGCTGCATCTGATACTGAAACGAACTGTAAATGGAAGAGAGCG attCCGAGAACACCTTCGCAAACGTCAATAACTTCAGTTGATAGCGATTTTGATGTGGCCATCACACAGTTTAGTTCCAAGAAAGCCGTCTCTAAAATGTGTGACCGAGTCGGCAAGTATATTTATACGGACAGTGAGGAGGAAATGGGACGTCGTAGTGACCCCAGCTCCTCTGTTGTGCGAACTAAAGCGGCTGTTAAAGCATTCTCTCCAGTCACAACTGCCAGTCGCGGTCGTGGTAAGAAAGCTAGTGAACCCAAAACAGTAATCAAATCCACTACTGAGTTGATCGTGCCACAGCGACAAGCTGCGAAAAAAGCGACCGAAAGTTTGCATAGCGCTAACGCCAATGTTTCAgccaaggagaaaaaagaagagaaagatacTAAAGGTGTGGGTAAAGAAAATGTCGTTCTCCCGCAGCAGTCTAAAAGTGAATTGAAGGGTAGTACAGAAATGACGAATTCAACCTCAGAAGAAACCTGTTCAGTAGAAAAAACCAAAGGAGATAACAAAAGCAGCAAGGATAAAGACAAAAAGGCTTCTTTCGTTTCCACTGAAAAAATTGCAGCCTCATCAGACTTCCCATCGTATGTTCCTCAGAGGCAGGCAGCAAGGAAAGCGGCCGAGACTATCAAAATTGGGAGCTGCAAGTCGTCGGTTTCGTTGTTTGATATCGATTCCGAGTTATCGGGTGATTCgtcgatgaaaaagaaaataagaaccGATTCGAAAATGTTGACTGCCCCAGTTGCCAAAGGAAAACTggagttgaaaacaaaatccaaGATTGATCGTCTCTTCGACTCGACTGATTCAGATTCCGTTGATACGAAAGAAGATAACGAGCTtactaacaaaaagaaaggtaaGATGGGTGCTGATGCGGAGACGACTCAGGTAGCCGGTAAGCCCTTTCGAGACAGGGGTCCCCGGCCATCAGAGTCCGAATCCCATTCCGCCCGAGGAGGTGTGGCTTCGTCCGGCCAGTCCTCCTCAGCTGGTCGTGGGGCCCAGAAAACATCCGGCAAAAATGTATCCGCCACGAAGTCTTCCGCGACAGCTCTTgcggaaaagaaaagtggatCAGTCCGAAATAAAGCCCAATCAGTTGGAGAATCTGCCGCGCAActcaaacagcaacaacaaatcaagAAAGTTGCTCAAATCAGTGCGTTGTCTGCGATCCCATCTGAAACCGAATGGCCTGTCGCCAATAGAGCTCAACAACAATCCCTCAGATCTAGAACCAGATCCAGTTCATCCAGTTCAAGATCTCGATCTAGTAGCTCCTCAAGCTCGTCTTCCTCCTCAAGTTCCTCCTCATCTGGATCTTCAAACTCCAGCCTTAGTAGCTCATCTAGTTCCAACTCGTCCAGCCAATCAGCCACCTCCACCATCGACACTAAAGTTAAAACGCAGTCAACTACGCAGCCACAACAACCGTCTCCCAAGACCGAACCTGGAACTGCCGTCAATTCCGCTGACATCGTTGTTAAACCTTCAAACAAATTCTCCGCttcgtcctcttcttcatcatcgtcatcgtcgtcatcatccgaTTCATCGAGTTCCGATTCCGAATCAGAATCAAACGTCAAAGAAGTTGTTCCCCAAACAAAGACGATCAAAGACCGAATCACACCGCCCCGACAAAAGAACGGTGGCTTCAGGGCCGTCCCAGAAGCGGAAAATCCAGCAACCAGTGTTCCCATCTCAATCGAATCCGATGAGTCGCCCACTGCAAGAACGAAATTGCCCATCGCCGATAGTGATAGTCGATCACGTACTATCAATCCTAAGCCGAAGCCCACCAACAAGCGGAGTGAAAGAGATCACATCCCATCGAAACAAGATCACGAGGAATTGGACAGTCAGCAACCATGTCGGACAAGTACTGGATTCCAACACATTGACGGAAAGTGTCGAAATTCAGTTGAGTTTCCCAACTCAGAGTCAACCTGTGCCCAAGTTAACGAGGATCAATTATGCAGACAAGAAGCCCAAAGTGATAAAGGACAACGGAACGTTACCCCACCGGAGTCGGAAGCCTCGAGAGCCAGGCACGAAGAAGGAGCTGAAATGGTTGAACGCCCAATTCTTCAACGGGCGCCCCAAACGCCTGACGAGGGATCCGCGGAGCACAGAAGAAACAAAGAGCTCTCTGACTATCAGTTCGAGCAAACGAGGCCGATCGAAGGGTCTCTCTCCGTAGCTCAGCCTCCCATGAAAAAagcgaaagaagaaatcaacagAAGTGATCTATTTGAGTTTGACGAAAGCGAATTGTTGGATATCGCCCGCAGTGTATCCGACAGTGACACaggttttcttaaaaataccGCTCAAATAAGTGAAGGTCGATTGTTCGACGAAGAGTATGATCAAGACGAAACTGCAGCTCTTTCTACTTTGAGTTATTCTTTCAATGCGGAGGCGATTCCCAAGGCGGACACTAACGAAGACAGTGCCAGGGAAACAATGAATCTCGTTGAGAAATTGCGAATGCAATACGCAATTAAAACTGGACCTACATCTACAACTCCTTTGCAAACCACCGAATGCCTGGAAGTGAATTCCGAAGAGAGATCATGCGGACCACCTGACCAACTCCTACCCTCCACTCAGTCGGAAGATCACAAAAGTAATTGTCATTCGCTATCTGTCATCACAGATAAGGGGCAGGATTCGTCGTTTGCTGAACGAGCTGTTACGCCCTCCAACAACAGTGTGCCCGTTAGTAAATGGAAACCGTTGACTCCAGCCAAAGAACCAACAAGCACAATAGTCGACCGTGAGGCATCTGTCGCTCCTGAAATGCCTGTTCTTTCGGTGAGTCAAGAGTCACAAGATGCAGTCGAAACACAATCCCCTTCGTCCGCCCAAAGTAGGTCATCGCCATCTACTTATTCACACGCCAATCCTTCGTCGATTGCTTCCCAGGATCATGCTCTATCCCCTTACTTTTTCAACGTTCCTTTTTCGACTCCTTTCCACTTTCCGCCGTATTTCAGTTCCTTTTTCAGACCGGAATTCCTTCCACCTTTCCTTTACCCGTCCTCGTTCAATGCTTCTACTATGGGAGATGTGTCGATGCTACAGCGTCCTGGCGTTCCCTCACAAGCGTCACCGTTCCTGTGTCCACCACATCCGGCGCTGCCTTTGCCCAGTTCGACAACATTGGCCGAGTGTTCGACACCTACAGAAGCACCTCGATTGGATTCGCAACACCTTTCAGTTTCCAAACCCTGTGAGTCTCATGTCCGGGCTGAAAaggagcagctgctgctgcccattATTTCCACCGACGAACCTATGAACCAGTCTTCGGAGATTGTCGTTTCGACACTGCCAGGAGTCCGCTCCCCTGCTAAAGTACCTCCAGAACCAATGTTACCAGCACAGGCGTTTAGCCAGTCGACTGACACCACAGAATGTAACAAAGAAGATCCGAGTTCTATAACATTGCCGTCATCACCTTTGCGGACAATCACGCCGTTGTCCCGGACGCTCGACGGATCATTTCTGCCAGTTCAACCAGTTCAGCCAGAGGACCCGAATATTGGAACATCTTCAGTCATGGCCACTACAATGGACGTGAGCTACAGGGCGGTATCGTCAATCGTGCATGTAGTGTCGCCGATTGTTTCGtcaccgacgacgacggtcgAAGCCGTCTCCCTCAGTTCAGAAAGACGGCAACGACCTACTCGACAAGCAGCTATCAACGCCACTAAAGCCACTGCCGAGCAGCTGAACGAAATGCATCCAGGCGCTGCTCCAAGTACTGAAACCATGCCGACCCCCGAGATACCAGCCTTGACTTCCAACGTATCACCCACTAGGCCACGAGGAGGAGGGAGAGGAAGAGGCGGCCAGCGTGGAGCCCGTAGTAGAGGAGGTACGGTGTCGAAGAGAGCCTCCGTGGGAGTTTTCGAGCCGAAAATTGTCTCCGGGCTTTCATCTCAAGATCTTGTGGGGACCGTTTACGATTTCGATGACTTTAACGATGATCACATTAGTGATCCCGAGCGCAGTTGTCCTCTGAATTCGAAAATGATTCGCAAACCGGACGTGTTTTCCAGTCCCGTCAGTGGTAAGAGTCCTAAATGTAAATCCGGACTTCAGTCGCTTTCAATTACCGGGCTTACCCGCACAAGAAAAAGTCGTGAACCGTCGACGGATAGCGCTGGCTTTGATTCGGAGAACGAGATATCCCGCAGAATGAGCAGCAATGCCATGTTTCACATTGAGAAATCCTCCCCGATTCGAAAGCGATCCGTCGAAACTGAAACGCCCATACTACCTCCTCAGGTAGTACCTCCAATGAGGTTAACCATCCCTCGAGCGAGTAGCAACACGCTGAACGTCGAGGCCAACATAATATCGACTACAAGTACTTCGGTGTCTTATAACCGCATTGTCGAAGATTCTCCGTGTTTGCCAGATTCCAAACGGGAATTCGCGTCCGTgcaagaaatgaaatcgaGTTCCACCTCTATGCTGAGTCACTGCCCCGTCAGAGACGAGTTGCCGGTTCCGTTGGCTTCGAGCTCAAGCCCAACAACCGGAATCGCTTCGGTGCTCAATTCGCATGCCGACTCTTTCCCTCGTGCAACCCCCATGCCCGGCCCTTCCGTGAAAGCCATGCAGGACTTGGAAGCCCTCAATCGCGCCATAGAGTCGGCCTTGGCAACGAAACCATGCATTTCTGATTCCGTCAAACCGGAAGCAATGGTTTCAGTCACGGCTGCCGTGACAGCAGTGACAACAGCATCAGCGGGTAACAGTGTCATGACGTCGATTGATTCGTCTCGCCACGCTCTCAAATTCAAGATCAAAGGTCCGTTTCTGGATGCCAACTATTCCGGGAACTCCGCTGGCAATGCCTCCAACCTGCCGCTATCTATGAATGCAAACAGCGTGACTTCTACTCCAGCCGCCGAGAGTTCCAACTTGAGGCGAATGCGGAAGAAGGAATTGATCCGGCAGTACGTTTCGCAGGACGTTCCTACTCCAACTCAGCCCTCACATCTGAACGCGTTCCTTCACTTTCCTTATTCGTCCGCTCTCGCTTACGCCAACGAGGAGTATCTCTTAGCCGGAAGCAACGATCTCAGCGAAGTCATTGGCAGCACCAATATCGGGACGCTTCCCTCCTCGTCGAATCCGGGCCAGCAGGTTACGGGTGGTGGTTACAACGGAGGTAAAAGCCACATTTCTATTCCCAAAGCCGTGGCTTCTTTAGGGTCCTTTGGAAGTCACGACGATTACGTCAGTACGGGTCCAATCAATGAAACACGAGAgggaaagaggagaagaagaggcgCTTCTATGAATCCGCCTCTTTCTCGGGAGCTGCGGAATCTCCAGATGTCAGCGTCACTGGTGGATCCGTCACTGGCCGCCGACAGAACCATTGAAACCGAAGTCGGCAAGAGGAAGGAGCGACGACGAGGGCGGCCTCCGAGTAATCGAAACAACACTTCTTGTTTGGAGATGACACTGGCCAATGAGAAAGACAACAATACAAACCTCGACTTTGGTAGTCATCCGCCTCCAAAATTGAAGATTCGATTCCGTGAAAAGCTTGGCGCTGGCGAAGTGGTCACCGTCTGTGATTCAGGTCTAGAAGTATCCAGTGACAATCATGGAAATGATTTGATGGCTCCTCGCAccaaggaagaagatgaagcgAAGAAGATTCGCTTCCGGCCTCCCAAGAAACGCCTGTCGGATTCCGGGTGTGATATGACTAGACTGGCTGGAGGAGAAGGGCTTAACAGCGGAGGCAGCGATCCACCACGTCATGAAAACAACCCACCGACGCTGGAAGAGCTTTGGAGGCAAAGCATGAAGTTTCGCGAGGAAGTCATGGCCGATTTTTCTAAATCGGAACGACGGAAAGGACATCCGACGCAATCAGCCGAGGACAACGGCAACGGTGACAAGCCGGATGGCGCACCTTGCGGTATCGACTCCAAACCCGAGTTCAAAAACAAGCGCCACAAAACCAAAACGAGGAAGGATCGCAGCAAATCAAAGGATCGTGACGGCAACAACCGTAGGAGGCCTCCTGTTGCTAGTACGGACCTTGTGTCAATCGCTGGCGGGGGCGGCTTAGACTGTTTCGAATTTGGCGGCGGAAACGGCGACAGTGGCGAAGGTAGCcgcaaaagaaaacgaagttTAGGTGGCGATGAGAGCGGTCTGAGCCCATCTACGGATGGCCACATTGCTCGTAACGGCGTTCAAATCATTTCCAAAGACAACAGGGAAAACTGTTCCGCGCCGCCCAAACTCATCATCCGTTTTGGGAAGAAACCTGTGAGCAGTGTCGGCAACCGCGATCCTTCTTCCAACGACCAGAAGTTGCCGCAGCCAGATGGGGAGAATGCGGAATCTCAAGGAAACGATGTCACACCACCTCCACCGCTGGAGAAACACGAAGGAGACGATGTTCCATCTGGAGTCACCTCGGTGCGGCTGATGCCCATCAAACTCAAACTGGCGCGTTGTTCACAAGGTAGCTACGTTACTAAAGCAAAATCCGACTGCACTCCACCTCCATCACCGACAGCCACGCCCAAGGAAAGTTGCGAAGTCAGGTGA